The genomic stretch CCGGACAGGGAGTCGATGCCCTCCTGCACGCGGGCGCCGCCCGAATCGTTGATGAAGATGAACGGGGTGCCGGTCTCCAGCGACGCCTCCAGCATCTCGGTGACCTTGATGGAGTGGGTTTCACCAGCCGACCCACCCATCACGGTGAAGTCCTGGCTGGCCAGGTGGACGGGACGACCCAGCACGGTCGCGGATCCCGTCACCACACCGTCGGCGGCCATGTAGGCCTTGTCCATGCCGAAGGTGGTGGTGCGGTTGCGGCGGAAAGCGCCGGTTTCCTGGAAGGAGCCTTCATCGATCAGCTCTTCGATGCGGTCGCGGGCAGTCATCTTGCCGCGGTCACGCTGCTTGTCCAGCTTGTCGGTGCCGCCTCCGGCCTCGACCTTTGTCCGGGCCTCCTCGAGCTGCTGAAGGCGCTCGGCCATGGTGTGTTGCTTGCTCATTTCACTCCTCAGGCGGGCTCGACGGAAACGCTGTGCGAACGGCCAGCGATGGTGACGTTGTACTTGACGGGACCGGAAATCCCCTGGGCCTTACGCTTGGCGGCCTCTTCCTCGGCGGCCAGCTGCTCAGCGGTCTTGCCGACGTTCTTGGGACCCTCAGCGCGGGTCTTGAAGAACCCGGGAGCCACTCCCGGGAACATGGCGTTGGTCAGGACGTCCTCCTCGGTGCCGTCGGCACCTTCGAGTTCCTTGGCCTGGGTGACGAGCTCGTCCCATTCGGGCTTGAGCAGGTCCGCGGGACGCACCGTGATGGGCTCCTTCTTGGCCTGGGCCTGCGCCAGCTTGATGACCTCGGGGTTGCGCTCGCCGAGGCATTCGCCGTAGTAGCCGAGCATGAGGTCCGCGAACTCGCCCGTCAGCACCTTGTAGCGGCCCATCAGGACGTTGAAAACGGCCTGGGTGCCGACGATCTGGGAGGACGGGGTGACCAGCGGCGGATGGCCTGCGTCGGCCTTGACCCGCGGCACCTCGGCCATGACCTCGTCGATGCGGTCGCCCGCGCCCTGGGCCTTGAGCTGCGATTCCATGTTGGAGAGCATGCCGCCGGGGATCTGGGAGGAGAAGATGCCGGTGTCCACCAGCGTGGCCGACTCGAACTCGGCGTACTTCGGGCGGATCTTCGCGAAGTGGTCGCGGATCTTGACGAGGCGATCCATGTCGAGGTCGGTGGTATAGCCGGTGCCCTCGAGCATTTCCACGAAGGATTCGGTCGGGTTGTGGCCGGGGCCAAGGCTCATCGACGAGATGGCCGTGTCGACCACATCGGCGCCTGCCTCGATGGCCTTCATGAGGCTGACGAGGGTGACGCCCGTGGTGGAGTGGCAGTGAACGTTGATCTGAATGTCGCCGTAGGTTTCCTTGATGCCGCGGATGATGTCGTAGGCGGGCTGCGGCTGGAGGAGGGCGGCCATGTCCTTAAGGGCGATCGACTCGGCGCCCATGTCAATGAGCTGCCCGGCGAGCTTCACGTAGCCCTCGACGGTGTGAACCGGCGAGATGGTGTAACAGATGGTGCCCTGGGCGTGCTTGCCGACCTTCTTGACGGCCTGCATCGCCTTGGCCATGTTACGGGGATCGTTGAGGGCGTCGAAGACACGGAAGACGTCCATGCCGTTTTCTGCCGACTTCTCGACGAACTCCTCCACCACCGTGTCCTCGTAGTGGCGGTAGCCGAGCAGGTTCTGGCCACGCAGCAGCATCTGAAGACGGGAATTGGGCATCAGTTCACGGAACGTGCGGAGCCTGACCCAGGGATCCTCGTTGAGGAAGCGGATACAGGAGTCGAAGGTGGCACCGCCCCAACACTCCACGGACCAGTAACCTGCGGCATCGATGTCTGCGCAGGCATCGACCATGTCTTCCATGGCCATTCGGGTTGCCATCAAACTCTGGTGTGCGTCCCGGAGGGCTACTTCGGTGACGCCGATCTTTCGAGGACTCATGGTCCCTATCCAACCATGCCGGGACAACTCTGGGGAAAGCACCCCCGCCATCGACGCGCCACTTTCGATCTGAGTCTCATCCCCTGCTGACAGGGGTCAACGCTTGAACAGCGTTCAAGAATCCGCGTCTCCAGCAGGCCCTTCCTGCCCCGGTCTCGACTGCCGCACCCATAGACATCCGCGGAAAACCCACACCCGGTCCCGAAGTGGCCTAGGTTTGCTAAGTGCCAGTCACCCAGCAAATGCCGCTCACCCTCCGACCTGCCCGTCCCTGGTGGCCACAGCCACGCCGTGACCGATTCCCGGGACCCCGCATCCCCGGGCTCGACGCAGCCCGCGGCCTGGCCGTCCTGGGCATGGTGATCGCGCACTCGGTGCTCACCCCCGCCTGGGGTTCAGGACCGACCGCGCTGCTCGGTTTCGCCCACGGTCGCTCAGGCATCCTGTTCGCCACCGTTGCGGGGGTGTCCTTGGCGATGATCAGCGGGGGATCCCGGAGGGTCGAGGGCGAGGACCTGCTGCGGGCCCGCACCACCATCCTGGGCCGGGCCGTCGTGTTGCTTCTGATCGCCGGAGTGTTGTCGATGATCCCGACCACCATCCAGGTGATCCTGGCTTCCTACGCGTTCTGGTTCGTCCTCTCCCTGCCCGCGCTGCGCTGGCGTCCCCGCACCCTCCTGGTCGTGGCCTGCGGTCTGGCGTTGGTGGGCAAGCTGCTGGTGACCGGATTGCCGTTGTGGATCCCCACCTGGGGATACGGCTCCCCCGACCTCGGGGGCAATGTCGTCCCCACTCTGCTTGTGACCACCGTCTCTCCCGCGCTGGTGTGGATGGCCTTCGTCTTGGCGGGCATGGCCTTGGGGCGTTTCGGTCTGGACAACACCAGGGCGCTGCAGGGTTTCCTGGTGGCCGGTCTGGTGCTGTTCGCCGGTTTCGCGGTGCCGTTCGTCGTTTCCGCCGGTTCCCCGGCGCCGCTGTTCACCGACGTCCAGCGCACGGCCACCTCGACCACTGGGATCGACCAGACCACGGATCCGGCAACCGGCATCGACTGGCAGCAGGCGCTGTGGTCCTTCGAGCCCACCTCAGGCACCGCCTTCGAGGTGTTCTCCTCGGGGGGTCTGGCGCTCGCGGTGATCGCTGGTCTGGTGTTGCTGGGCCGGTTGCCGTGGTCGCGGTGGGCGCTGCTGCCCCTGACGGGCGTCGGGTCGATGGCGTTGACGGCATATGTAGTCCACGTCGTGGTCCTGACCGATGCCCAACCGGATGGACTCCTCGCCGACGGTTGGGTCGGGGGATGGCTGTGTCTCGGGCTGGTGGTGGCGTGCGGGGCGTGGTCGCAGGTGTTCGTCTCGGGTCCGCTGGAGCAACTGACCGGCGCCATCGCGGACCGATTGGCCGGGTATCCAAAGCTCCTCTCCCAGGCGGTCGACCAGCACGGCACCGCCCCGCAGGCCGACCTGGCCGGACCGGATGCTTCCCGGCCCGGCCAGTGAACCGGATCAGAGCAGCTCGGGCCGGGTGAACCCGGCCTTGCCGATGCCCGCCTCAATGAAGGAGAACACGGTCTCGTACCAGAGCTCGGCGTGCTGTGGGGACAAGATCCAGTGGTTCTCGTCGGGGAAATACAGGAATCTGTGCGGGAAGTCCTCCGGTTTCCCCACCCACCCTGCGGCTAGTTCCCGCCACAGGGCCAGGCCCTCGCCGATCGGCACCCGGTAGTCCTTGTCGCCGTGGATAACCAGCATCGGGGTAACGATGTCGGCCACGGCCCGGTGTGGCGAGTACCGCTCCCGCATCTCGGGCGACATCTCACGTTCCCAATACCAGGCGGCATCGGTGGTGTTGCCGAAGGCATACAGGTTCCACAGGCTGGCGTGGGTGACGATGGCACGGAACCGGTCCGTGTGGCCGGCCACCCAGTTGGCCATGTAGCCGCCGAACGACCCACCCATGGCGACGGTGCGGTCCTGGTCGATGTCGTCGCGGGCGACGACGTGGTCGGTCAGGGCCATCAGGTCGGTAAACGGTTCCGCCCCCCAGCGTCCCCAGCCGCGCTGGATGTGGTCCTGGCCGTATCCCGTGGACAGCGCCGGATCGGGCAGCAGCACCGCCCAGCCCCGACTGACCAACAGCCATGGGCACCAGCGCCAGCTCCACGAGTTCCAGGAACCCAACGGACCGCCGTGGATCCACAACGCCAGCGGCGCGGGATCGTCGCCGGAAGGCAACAGCAGGTAGCCGGGCACGCGCGCCCCATCAGCGGCAGTGGTCTCAACGCGTTCCACCCTGCCGGGCAGCTCCGGGTAGTCGACGGGCACCGGAAGACCGGTGGTTTCCCCGGTAGCGGTATCGATGGCGACGACGCTGCCCGGATCCTGGTAGGACGACCGCACGGCGTACAGTCTCCGGCCATCCCCGGTGAGCCGCACCGAGGTGAAAGCGCCCTCGCCGGTGAGGCGGCGCACCTTCCCGGAGGCCACATCGATGGCGAACACCGGGGAGTCACCGTCCTCGTCGGCCACGGCGTAGAGCGTCCCGGCATCGGGGCTGAAGGCCACCGGCGTGCCCCAGCGATCCCAGTCAGGGGCAAGTTCCCTACTCTCGCCGTCCTCCCCGACCAGCCACAGGCGCTTCACCGGAGCGGTTTCCGGGGTGGAGCGGGTGATGCGTACGCACGCGATCAACTGGCCATCACGGGAGATGACAGGACTCGTGAACTCGTCGGCGTCGTCGGAGGCAACCATCCGGCGTTGCCCCGTCGTCACGTCGATGACCGCCACGGACAGGGCCACCTCCGCGACTCCCCGCGGTGAGGCCCAGCTTGCGGCGAGCCTCTGACCGTCGGCGCTCAGCGACAGCGTCGTCTCCTCCAAGGCACGTCCCACATCCCCGGTCAGCGGTTCGCAGCCGCCGTCGAGATCCAGAACCGCGAGCCTGTCGGCTACAGGCCCCAGATCGTGGTCCCAGTATCGAACCGGGTAGCTGTCGTGAAGGATGGCGGTCACCTTGCGTTCGCGGCGGGCCTTGCGTGTGGCGGCGTCGGTCTCGTCGTCCGCGGCACCGATATGGGCCGGGGTACGGGCGATCACCGTGCTGGAACCGGTCGCGGCGACGACCCCGTTGAACCCTCCGGAGCGACGCGCCACCGGATAGGCTTCACCACCTGCGGCTGGCAGCAACCAGACCACACCGTCGTCCTCCTCCGGTTTCGTCTCGTCGGTGCCGGGCACGGGTCGTTTCGAGCCGAACAGGAAATCCCCGTCCGCGGTGAAGGCGCCGAAGCTCTCGCCCTCCTCCGAACGGGTCAAACGCCGCGCGGGTCGCTGGCCCTCGGGATCGAGTTCCCACCACGACGACCGGTAGCCGGTGTGTTCCCGGTTCTGGTGGGCGACGGAAACCACCACCCGTCCCTGCGGGGAGATCTCCAGCGATCCCAGCCTCGGCAGGTTGGTGTAGGCATCAAGATCACTCCATGCATTGGTCATTTTCTTCTCCGATCTTGCGCAGCCAGGTGGCTGCCAGGTCCACCCAGGAAGCCACATTGACCGGCAGCGATTCCCGGTCGGCGCTGCACAGCTCGTCGGCGATCGACAGGCCGTGCCGGCCCCACTGGAAGTGGTGGTATTCGAACGGTACCCCGGCCTCAGCCAGCGCGGTGACGAAACGCAACGACTGCGAGGGCGGCACCACCTCGTCCTGACCGGTGGTCCACACGAAGGCGGGCGGGGTCTCCCCGGTCACCGCCGAGATGCAGTCCACACGGGCCGCGGTACGCAGGATCTCCTCGTCACCGTCCACCCAGTCGACGCTGAGCGCCCCGTAGCAGATCACGAGCGCGTCGGGTCGCGGACCGTGACGCAACAAGTCACCCCGACCGGTGGCCTCGTACTCGGCGCGTTCGGCTGCCAGCAGATCGTCGCGGTTCCAGTGGGTGCCCAGCAGTGCGGCGACGTGCCCGCCCGCCGAGAACCCCAGGAGGTTCACCTGCCGTGGATCGACACCCAGCTCGCCGGCATGGGCGCGTATCCACCGCACGGCCTGTGCCGCGTCGACGGCGGGGTTGGGATAGGCGGCGTGTTCCCGCAGCGAGTAGCGCAACACGAACACGTTGAATCCGCGACGCAGGAAAGCAACCGCCACCGGATCAGATTCGCGTTGCGACAGCATCATGTAGCCCCCACCCGGGGCGATGATCACAGCGGGCCGGGGATGCTCCAACGGGGTCGGTTGTTCCTTGAGAGAAGGAGCATCGAAGAGGACCGCCTCCAGGGTGGCGGATCTCTCCTGGTTCAGATCAACGGTGACATGACGCATGCGCATCATCGTATGACCCTCAGGGCGCTGACCTTCCAGGAATTCAGCGCCCAGAGCACGCACCTCGTGCAGTGCAATCGTCAGAGGACCGCCGCGAATGTCCCAGACATCTTCTACCCCGCGTCTTCATTCCACGACCTCCGGGAAGTCCTGTGTGTAGCCGAGGAACAAGAACCTGGAGTCAGCCAGCACCGACAACAGTTCCTCCCACGCACCGGTTTTCTGTCGATACAGCAACTTCAAGTCCTCGACCAGCACCGGAGTTGGCTCCGCGGTCCGAATGAATCCCAGCAGTCGAGCCCCGATCCCGAAAAGCTCGTATCCGTGCGTCAGCATCCGCCGGGCGATGGCCACGGTACCGAACGGGCCGATATCGCCGTCAAAATAGCCGTTGGGGATGTTTGCCAGCAGATCCACCGGATCACTGGTCGGCAGACACTGGACGACGTGAGTTTCCTCCAGGATTGCCTCAGAATTCCGTTGGATCCTCACCAGCGCCGACACGACGTCTTCGTCGATGTCCAGTTCCTCCCCAGCGCTGTCGAACCCGACCGCCCGGTCGGGGTCGCTCAGAACGTCGCGGATCAGTTTGAACCTCGCCACGTCATATGCCCGAAGCTGCGCGGGGTCCTCATCCTCAGGGACATCCAGGGTCAGTTCATCGTCCATGTCGTGCTTCTCGACGGCGTGCATGGACGTATAGACGCACTGGTCGAGGGAATCCAGGCTCAGGAAACACTTCCCCGTCCGCCCAGCGGCCACGTTCCGGAAAGCGTCGTACAGCTCGGCGAAGGTCAGCGGATCATCGATGTACGCGACACTGAAGGTGTCGATCTGCTGACGATCTTCTGCGGGTAACAGAACAATTTCCACAGCCTACCTCCTCCACAGGGTCCTCACTGCTCCAATCGAACGATCCGGGGCAGCGTATCAAGCCCACTCTCCCAACCCGTTCGCGTGGTCGCAGCACATGATCTCGCTCGCAAGACCTGCCCCCTCCATGGGGAAGAACGAAGGCCATGTTCCTTTCACCCGGCGGTTTACCTCGTGACCTTGCTGACAGGACTCGTCGTATACAGCTACATGCCCGGCGTTTATGAGCTGAGCAGCAGGGCCACCGGATCGGACTCGCGTTGCGACAGCATCATGTAGCCCCTGCCCGGGGCAATAATCACCGCCGGCCGGTGACATGGCGCACGAACTCATCGTAGGGCCCGGGAAACCCAAGCCTCGAAAACCGTTGACGCTTCCAGTTTCCTTCTTGATCACCGAATCCAGCGCTCTTATGTAGGAAATACTGGGCCCATGCAATCGAGGATGCCACATCTTGACGACCAAGAGGGTCGCAATGATTCCTCACAGAAGAACACAAACACTGCTCCCGCTCTTCGTGTCCATCGAATTGTCCTGCCTCATGCTGATCCCCGAGCTGCATGCCCACAAAACCCTCATCGCCGTGCTACTGCTCCTGTTCCTCGCGCTGGCTCTCGTCGGGTGATGCGCACCAGGGAGGATCACCCGGATCCCGCACCGTGAATCCTGCTCGCAGTCAGCTCCTCCTCCGCGAAACCGTCACCAGCCATGACCCCCTGGGCGACTACCATTCCCGCTCAGAAACAGGACCGGACCACGAGCAGCAAGAGCGGAGGCAGTGATGACAGCAACGGATGCGATGCATCGGACACGTGTGAAGAAAGCAATCCCGTGGCGCTGCGGTCGTCTGCCGCGGATCGCCGTGGCAGCAACCTGCGCATCGCTCCTGGTCGGCTGCTCGGCAGAGCCTGTGGCGAATTCCCTGGCACCACACGCCATCACGGAGGCCTCACACACAGCCACTCCCAACGGGCTACCCGATTCGTCGCCCTCCCCCTCACCCACGCCTGACGCGATGAAATGCCGAGCGAAGGCGGATTCCCTGACCACCGAGCAGCAGGCGGGACAGTTGTTCATGATCGGGGTGAGCACCTCCGGGTTGGACGACAAGACCCGCAAAGCCATCGAGTCGGGAAGCATCGGGGCCGTGGTGCTGCTCGGCAACAGCACCGAGGGCGCCTCCCGGATCAGCGCGATCACCTCCGAGCTGGGAGAGATACAGTCTTCCGGGATGCCGCTGCTGATCGCCGTCGACCAGGAGGGTGGTCACATACAGCGCCTCAAGGGACCGGGATTCAGCGACATCCCGAACGCCGTCGAGCAGGGGTCGCTGGCGGACGGCCAGTTGCGGAGCCGAGCCCAGACGTGGGGCACGGAGTTGGCGGACGCAGGTATCCACTACGATCTCGCGCCGGTCGCCGACGTGGTGCCCAAGGACAAGCAGGACAGCAACGCGCCGATCGGGAAACGCAACCGCAACTTCGGCAATGACGCCACCGCGGTGAGCAGGTCGGTGGTGGAGTTCACCCAGGGAATGCAGGACGCCGGAATCGCGACCTCCCTGAAACACTTTCCCGGGCTGGGTGAGGTGACGGTCAACACTGACCACGGGGTGGCGAAGGACAGCGACATCACGGCCGATGGCGAATCCCTGGAACCGTTCCGCAAAGGTATCGAGGCCGGAGCTGATTCGGTGATGATCTCGTCGGCGATCTTCACCCGGATCGACCCGGACCAGGAGGGGGTTTTCAGCAAGAAGATCGTCACCGACATGCTGCGTGGCGACCTCGGCTTCCAGGGTGTGGCCATCAGCGACGACCTGGGCGCGGCGGTCGCCGTGGGGAATGTCAAACCCGGCGACCGGGCCGTCCGGTTCTTCGCAGCGGGTGGGGATCTGCTCATCAACGCCGATCCGTCGCTGATGGACGAGATGCTGAAGGCCACCATCGCCTGGGCGGCTGAAGACCCAGGCAACGCCGATCGTCTGGCCGAATCCGCCGGTCGGGTGCTGGCGCTGAAGGAGTCGGCGGGGCTACTGACCTGCGAGTGAGTTCAGGTCCCGAGACCCGGTTCCCCACTCGGCGAACCGGGTCTCGTGGTCCGCGGCCAGCCGGGGCAGGTCGGCCCGAGCCCGCGACATCGCACACCGCCCGTCGACCGCAGGGGTCCCCTCCTCGGCCCAGTACCGGGA from Arachnia propionica encodes the following:
- a CDS encoding alpha/beta hydrolase, which codes for MRHVTVDLNQERSATLEAVLFDAPSLKEQPTPLEHPRPAVIIAPGGGYMMLSQRESDPVAVAFLRRGFNVFVLRYSLREHAAYPNPAVDAAQAVRWIRAHAGELGVDPRQVNLLGFSAGGHVAALLGTHWNRDDLLAAERAEYEATGRGDLLRHGPRPDALVICYGALSVDWVDGDEEILRTAARVDCISAVTGETPPAFVWTTGQDEVVPPSQSLRFVTALAEAGVPFEYHHFQWGRHGLSIADELCSADRESLPVNVASWVDLAATWLRKIGEENDQCME
- a CDS encoding methylmalonyl-CoA carboxytransferase subunit 5S; its protein translation is MSPRKIGVTEVALRDAHQSLMATRMAMEDMVDACADIDAAGYWSVECWGGATFDSCIRFLNEDPWVRLRTFRELMPNSRLQMLLRGQNLLGYRHYEDTVVEEFVEKSAENGMDVFRVFDALNDPRNMAKAMQAVKKVGKHAQGTICYTISPVHTVEGYVKLAGQLIDMGAESIALKDMAALLQPQPAYDIIRGIKETYGDIQINVHCHSTTGVTLVSLMKAIEAGADVVDTAISSMSLGPGHNPTESFVEMLEGTGYTTDLDMDRLVKIRDHFAKIRPKYAEFESATLVDTGIFSSQIPGGMLSNMESQLKAQGAGDRIDEVMAEVPRVKADAGHPPLVTPSSQIVGTQAVFNVLMGRYKVLTGEFADLMLGYYGECLGERNPEVIKLAQAQAKKEPITVRPADLLKPEWDELVTQAKELEGADGTEEDVLTNAMFPGVAPGFFKTRAEGPKNVGKTAEQLAAEEEAAKRKAQGISGPVKYNVTIAGRSHSVSVEPA
- a CDS encoding glycoside hydrolase family 3 N-terminal domain-containing protein; its protein translation is MTATDAMHRTRVKKAIPWRCGRLPRIAVAATCASLLVGCSAEPVANSLAPHAITEASHTATPNGLPDSSPSPSPTPDAMKCRAKADSLTTEQQAGQLFMIGVSTSGLDDKTRKAIESGSIGAVVLLGNSTEGASRISAITSELGEIQSSGMPLLIAVDQEGGHIQRLKGPGFSDIPNAVEQGSLADGQLRSRAQTWGTELADAGIHYDLAPVADVVPKDKQDSNAPIGKRNRNFGNDATAVSRSVVEFTQGMQDAGIATSLKHFPGLGEVTVNTDHGVAKDSDITADGESLEPFRKGIEAGADSVMISSAIFTRIDPDQEGVFSKKIVTDMLRGDLGFQGVAISDDLGAAVAVGNVKPGDRAVRFFAAGGDLLINADPSLMDEMLKATIAWAAEDPGNADRLAESAGRVLALKESAGLLTCE
- a CDS encoding heparan-alpha-glucosaminide N-acetyltransferase domain-containing protein, which codes for MPVTQQMPLTLRPARPWWPQPRRDRFPGPRIPGLDAARGLAVLGMVIAHSVLTPAWGSGPTALLGFAHGRSGILFATVAGVSLAMISGGSRRVEGEDLLRARTTILGRAVVLLLIAGVLSMIPTTIQVILASYAFWFVLSLPALRWRPRTLLVVACGLALVGKLLVTGLPLWIPTWGYGSPDLGGNVVPTLLVTTVSPALVWMAFVLAGMALGRFGLDNTRALQGFLVAGLVLFAGFAVPFVVSAGSPAPLFTDVQRTATSTTGIDQTTDPATGIDWQQALWSFEPTSGTAFEVFSSGGLALAVIAGLVLLGRLPWSRWALLPLTGVGSMALTAYVVHVVVLTDAQPDGLLADGWVGGWLCLGLVVACGAWSQVFVSGPLEQLTGAIADRLAGYPKLLSQAVDQHGTAPQADLAGPDASRPGQ
- a CDS encoding alpha/beta fold hydrolase; translation: MTNAWSDLDAYTNLPRLGSLEISPQGRVVVSVAHQNREHTGYRSSWWELDPEGQRPARRLTRSEEGESFGAFTADGDFLFGSKRPVPGTDETKPEEDDGVVWLLPAAGGEAYPVARRSGGFNGVVAATGSSTVIARTPAHIGAADDETDAATRKARRERKVTAILHDSYPVRYWDHDLGPVADRLAVLDLDGGCEPLTGDVGRALEETTLSLSADGQRLAASWASPRGVAEVALSVAVIDVTTGQRRMVASDDADEFTSPVISRDGQLIACVRITRSTPETAPVKRLWLVGEDGESRELAPDWDRWGTPVAFSPDAGTLYAVADEDGDSPVFAIDVASGKVRRLTGEGAFTSVRLTGDGRRLYAVRSSYQDPGSVVAIDTATGETTGLPVPVDYPELPGRVERVETTAADGARVPGYLLLPSGDDPAPLALWIHGGPLGSWNSWSWRWCPWLLVSRGWAVLLPDPALSTGYGQDHIQRGWGRWGAEPFTDLMALTDHVVARDDIDQDRTVAMGGSFGGYMANWVAGHTDRFRAIVTHASLWNLYAFGNTTDAAWYWEREMSPEMRERYSPHRAVADIVTPMLVIHGDKDYRVPIGEGLALWRELAAGWVGKPEDFPHRFLYFPDENHWILSPQHAELWYETVFSFIEAGIGKAGFTRPELL